In Lolium perenne isolate Kyuss_39 chromosome 5, Kyuss_2.0, whole genome shotgun sequence, the sequence ttctaaagtcgatagtcttgctgctgatgttgatcttttgaaatcgaaagttatgcctaatgaaaatcatcataataagattgttactacagcaaattccattcaagttagaattaatgagaatataagattaatggctgaactgcgtgctaggtgggatagagaagaaaatgaaaaactagctaaagagaagaatgtagctaaagtttggactattaccaccactagtaatgctaatgctacacatgttgctgcacctcctactcatactaataaaagaattggtgttagcaatgtttccacttccaatgcaaagcgcgaaaaattgcaCAAGCTGCTAAAatgtgaaactgcctgtgataaagctgctgaaattttttccaacattggggatgatgatcccattgctttagattataatggtttaaattttgatgattgccacatctctgaagttataaagttcttgcaaaaacttgctaaaagtcctaatgctagtgctataaatttggctttcacgcatcatattacaaatgctctcataaaagctagagaagagaaactagagcgtgaagcctctattcctaaaaagctagaggatggttgggagcccatcattaagatgaaagttaaagattttgattgtaatgctttatgtgatcttggtgcaagtatttctgttatgcctaagaaaatttataatatgcttgacttgccaccgctgaaaaattgttatttggatgttaatcttgctgatcattctacaaagaaacctttgggtaaagttgataatgttcgcattaccgttaacaataatcttgttcccgttgattttgttgtcttggatattgaatgcaatgcatcttgtcccattatattgggaagaccttttcttcgaactgttggtgctatcattgatatgaaggaaggtaatataaaatatcaatttcctctcaagaaaggtatggaacacttccctagaaagagaatgaaggtaccttttgattctattatgagaacaaattatgatgttgacacttcatctcttgataatacttgatacacactttctgcgcctagctgaaaggcgttaaagaaaagcgcttatgggagacaacccatgtttttttacctacagtactttgtttttattttgtgtcttggaagttgtttactactgtagcaacctctccttatcttagttttgtgttttgttgtgccaagttaagccgctgatagaaaagtaagtactagatttggattactgcacagttccagatttctttgctgtcacgaatctgggtccacctccctgtaggtaactcagaaaattatcccaatttacgtgtgtgatcctcagatatgtacgcaactttcattcaatttgagcattttcatttgagcaagtctggtgccattttaaaattcgtcaatacgaactgttctgttttgacagattctgccttttatttcgcattgcctcttttgctatcttggatgaatttcttttatccactaatgtccagtagcattatgcaatgtccagaagtgttaagaatgattgtgtcacctctgaatatgtcaatttatattgtgcactaaccctctaatgagttgtttcgagtttggtgtggaggaagttttcaaggatcaagagaggagtatgatgcaacatgatcaaggagagtgaaagctctaagcttggggatgcacccggtggttcacccctgcatatatcaagaagactcaagcgtctaagcttggggatgcccaaggcatccccttcttcatcgacaacattatcaggttcctcccctgaaactatatttttattccatcacatcttatgtgctttttcttggagcgtcggtttgtttttgttttttttttgttttgtttgaataaaatgggtcctagcattcactttatgggagagagacacgctccgctgtagcatatggacaagtatgtccttggtttctactcatagtattcatggcgaagtttctccttcgttaaattgttatatggttggaattggaaaatgatacatgtagtaattgctataaatgtcttgggtaatgtgatacttggcaattgttgtgctcatgtttaagctcttgcatcatatgctttgcacccattaatgaagaaatacatagagcatgctaaaatttggtttgcatatttggtttctctaaggtctagataatttctagtattgagtttgaacaacaaggaagacggtgtagagtcttataatgttttcaatatgtcttttatgtgagttttgctgcaccagttcatccttgtgtttgtttcaaataagccttgctagcctaaaccttgtatcgagagggaatacttctcatgcatccaaaatacttgagccaaccactatgccatttgtgtccaccatacctacctatactacatggtattttccgccatgccaaagtaaattgcttgagtgctacctttaaaattccatcattcacctttgcaatatatagctcatgggacaaatagcttaaaaactattgtggtattgaatatgtaattatgcactttatctcttattaagttgcttgttgtgcgataaccatgtttactggggatgccatcaactattcattgttgaatttcatgtgagttgctatgcatgtccgtcttgtctgaagcaagagagatctaccaccatatggttaagcatgcatatgttagagaagaacattgggccgctaactaaagccatgctccatggtggaagtttcagttttggacaacaatcctcaaatctcaaatgagaaaattattaattgttgctacatgcttatgcataaaagaggagtccattatctgttgtctatgttgtcccggtatggatgtctaagttgaagaataatcaatagcgagaaatccaatgcgagctttctccttagacctttgtacaggcggcatagaggtacccctttgtgacacttggtaaaaacaatgcattgtgatgatccggtagtccaagctaattaggacaaggtgcgggcactattagtacattatgcatgaggcttgcaacttataagatataatttacatgatgcatatgctttattactaccgttgacaaaattgtttcatgttttcaaaatcaaagctctagcacaaatatagcaatcgatgcttttcctctatggaggaccattcttttactttcaatgttgagtcagttcacctatttctctccacctcaagaagcaaacacttgtgtgaactgtgcattgattcctacatacttgcttattgcacttattatattactctatgttgacaatatccatgagatatacatgttacaagttgaaagcaaccgctgaaacttaatcttcttttgtgttgtttcaatacctttactttgaattattgctttatgagttaactcttatgcaagacttattgatgcttgtcttgaagtgctattcatgaaaagtctttgctatatgattcacttgtttactcatgtcatatacattgttttgatcgctgcattcactacatatgctttacaaatagtatgatcaagattatgatggcatgtcactccgaaattatacgtgttatcgttttacctgctcgggacgagcagaactaagcttggggatgctgatacgtctccgacgtatcgataatttcttatgttccatgccacattattgatgttatctacatgttttatgcacactttatgtcatattcgtgcattttctggaactaacctattaacaagatgccgaagtgccgattctttgtttttctgctgtttttggtttcagaaatcctagtaaggaaatattctcggaattggacgaaatcaaagcccaggggcctattttctcatgaagcttccagaagtccgaaggagagacgaagaggggccacggagggccacaccatagggcggcgcggccccccccttggccgcgccggcctgtggtgtggggcccccgtgccgcctcttgacctgcccttccgcctataaaaagtctccgtgacgaaacccccagtaccgagagccacgatacggaaaaccttccagagacgccgccaccgccgatcccatctcgggggatccaggagatcgcctccggcaccctgccggagaggggaatcatctcccggaggactctacgccgccatggtcgcctccggtgtgatgtgtgagtagtctacccctggactatgggtccatagcagtagctagatggttgtcttctccccattgtgctatcattgtcggatcttgtgagctgcctaacatgatcaagatcatctatctgtaattctatatgttgcgtttgttgggatccgatggatagagaataccatgttatgtttattatcaagttattacatatgtgttgtttatgatcttgcatgctctccgttactagtagaggctctggccaagtttttgctcttaactccaagagggagtatttatgctcgatagtgggttcatgcctgcattgacacctggaccgtgatgagaaagttctaaggttgtgctgtgctgttgccactagggataaaacattggcgctatgtccgaggatgtagtcactagttacattacgcaccatacttaatgcaattgtctgttgttagcaacttaatactggagggggttcggatgataacctgaaggtggactttttaggcatagatgcagttggatgacggtctatgtactttgtcgtaatgcccaattaaatctcactatacttatcatgacatgtatgtgcattgttatgccctctctatttgtcaattgcccgactgtaatttgttcacccaacatgcttttatcttatgggagagacacctctagtgaactgtggaccccggtccattctttaatactgaaatacaaatctgctgcaatacttgttttactattttctctgcaaacaatcatcttccacacaattcagttaatcctttgttacagcaagccggtgagattgacgacctcactgtttcgttggggcaaagtactttggttgtgttgtgcaggttccacgttggcgccggaatccctggtgttgcgccgcactacatcccgccgccatcaaccttcaacgtgcttcttggctcctcctggttcgataaaccttggtttctttctgagggaaaacttgctgctgtgcgcatcataccttcctcttggggttgcccaacgaacgtgtgaaatacacgccatcagagcctacacccaagcacaagtccttggttgtagcctcgggggctactcccatcaggaacgttgttcgcgtgccagatgaaattataaaaaaaagaaaaagagaaagagaaaaagaaaaagaaaaagtgagcatatttcgagttatatacataactctacatatactcccatcgggagagaaatataagtcatccgttgactcaataaaatgtgctattccaacagccgaaaaagcactcgacaatatattctcagaacgccaaagttgcgaacaatttctgaatgccgcaaaactttgcgaaggtaagaccccggatccgttctgtgtggcgtagcgccgtctctgacgtcggtttgctacttttatccgtatcaacagatacaaagaaaaatcctaacggacgcgttaggtatccgataaatatgactgggactcgacagaatggtaagaccttaagcggcacctgtcgaagtttacaccagtatcccgagatcgtgtccagggacgtgatcttgaagtaggtttttgcggattgccactagagcagttaactagtacctgatccgtcagatgaactagccccaattaccattatccctgtacaatatagaaatttgtatGCGAAAATATATGATAAAAGTTCAGAGTTATCAAacaaatataaaggtggagattttccctgactctacgattcaagtgaAATCTCggcggctactgacataggcacccctaatgggcctgccgaagatggtacctggggtttactgaaggcccacgacccgaaggataagaagaattcggaagcccaacttgtttgttaagaaaagctagagttgtattaggaaagaatacttgtaatattacgggaggagttggaaaccttcccgaactctgtaacttgtacatcaagaatccctcggctccacctcctatataagggggagtcgagggacaaacaaagcatcgattcattgtctcacaaaccctagttttcatatcgtcgagtactttttggctaaaaccttcgagatctacttgccctctacttctaactaaaccctagtctacaacccgtaggcattgacaagttgataccttgtcacctggtGCACCGGCGGTATTGTTTTTGTTAGAATTCAAAAAGGGATCGAtttagatctagatctggatcgAGATTTGGTGGTCCCTCGGTGACGAGGGTTAGCCTCGGCAATGCTCATAAGTATGTACTTTTGTTTTTAGGAAAGGGGAGCGCTAGTGGTTTCATGGACTTGTCAGACAAACGAGGTATCCGACAGAAATCGATTGGAGGCTAAAGTCACCGAGATTGTATTGAAACTAGGTTTGCAATGATGCGTGGTATTACAAAAGCTATGGGTCGCCCTCCCGGTGGCTCCTCCTAGCCCTTATATAGTGGGCTAGGTCTCAGAGTCCAATCTCGGTTCGGTTACATGTTGTATGTCGGTTTACCCAATATGACTAACACTTGCCTATTTTTACCTAGTTTATGTTCTTCTATTCTTCTTGGGCTTCATAGGCCTTATGGACTCCTTCTTTGATCCATACCAGGGATAGCAATGCCGAGTAGCTAATATGGTATACCCATGTCacatgtggtgacttcgtcaatctgagGATCCACCGGAGCCGTTTCTTAAACTCAATCTCTCAAATAtgttcataggggtagggtgtgcgtgcatgCGTTTATAGGGGTGAATGTTTCTACGTATTTACGACCATGTGAagtgtgtttcgcaaaaaaaagggGGGGAGGGGGAGCTTAGAGCTCTTTTAAGATATCTTGATTTAGCACATGAAGAAGAGTGGCTGTTTTCTTTGGATGCGCACATTGATAGCTGAACCTCGTTAACAAATATTGTGTCCCCCGTCTACTTTCTATAGTGGTCTAATCGTATATAActcttaggctggtgccaacacGGGCTGTAGCAGGGGCGGTAGCGCCGGCGtcggggcgagaggcgggcgagagAGGGGCGAGACGAGAGCGCGGGGCGGTGGCGCGGGCGCCCGGCGCTATCGCCCGCTACCGCCCGGCTACCGCCCGCGCTGGGGGCGATAGCgaggcgagagggaggcgagagggaggCGGAAGCGTTGGCACGTCGGGGCGGTAGCGctgggggcgagagggaggcgagaggcgggcgagagAGAGGCGACAGGCGGGCGAGAGAgtgtaacggctagctgacgtggcgcgatctgattcgtccacgtTAGCTAGCCGATGGGGTttcaaaaattcgaaaaaaatgccAAAAACCCCAAAATTGGATCcccaccccctataaataccccccatatggtttcactcatTCCACACCTCACTTTATCAGCTCCACTCTCCATTTCCACTCCTCTCAACGCCATGTCTTCGTCTAGCAGCAGTTCGAGCGACGGAATGGAGGGTGCTATGATCGATGCATTCCAGGCGGAGTATGAGGAGGAGATGCTCAACGAGGAGGCGGAGCCAAGACGGCCGCGACGCCGCCGAGAGTTCATCAGGCGTAATTGTCTGGGTGCCCACGATCAGCTCTTtgaggactacttcgccgacgactgCAATTATCCTCCGAGCTACTTTCGGCGAAGGTATCGGATGAGGCGATCCCtttttctgcgcattgtggatagattgggtgaatactctccgtatttcacccaaagagttgatgctctcaaccgtgctggtttttctcccctacaaaagtgtactgcggctttgcgtctgttagcttatggagccgctgcagatacgatagatgagtggcttaagttagctagacaaacttcatcAGATTGTCTAGATAGATTCTGTGAAGGCATCATTGACTGTTACGGGGAGACGTTTTGCCGTCGCCCAAATGTCGAGGATACTCAGCGTCTGTTAGCGAAAGCCGAGGAGCGTGGCTTTCCGGGCATGTTAGGGAGCATCGATTGCATACATTGGCAGTGGAGCAACTGCCGAGTGGCTCATGCTGGTCAATTCACAAGGGGAGACATCAAACACCCTACCATAATCTTAGAAGCCGTTGCGTCGTATGATCGTTGGATCTGGCATGCCTTTTTTGGAGTGGCCGGGTCCAACAACGGCATCAATGTACTCAACCAGTCGCCGTTGTTCACTGATGTGCTTAGGGGAGAAGCACCCGTAGTGAACTTCACGGTGAATGGACACGAGTACAACTATGGTTACTACCTTGCCGACGGCATCTACCCCTCCTAGCCGGTGTTCATGAAAGGTGTTACTCTTCCACAAAGTGAAAAGCATCGACTGTTCACTGCTGCTCAATCATCTTGGCGCAAAGATGTCGAGTGTGCCTTTGGAGTGCTGAAGGCTAGGTTCAACATTCTAGCAGTTCCGGGACGCTCCTACTCGAGGCGTACTCTTGGGTtgatcatgcgtgcatgtgtcattctgcacaacatgatcatcgacgatGAGCGTGGTACAAATTTGGACAACATCTATGAGACAGTTGATTCCAATGTCGGCCCTGCAATACACAACCATGCACCACCAAGCCTAGCAGCCAGGATTCAGATGGACAATGAAATCAGGAAGTCACCGATGTATACACAGCTCCAGCATGATTTGATTGAGCATGTGTGGGCTAATGCCtagattatgtaattttttttcaaatttttatgtaatcttttcaaaattttatgtaatttttttatgatgtaatcggtaacaattttagttcaataaaataatttccttgcattatttttaatgttgtaatctgaaaaaaaaatgctgatgtcgaggagagagaaaagctgatgtggaggagagagaagtgagagctggcactatagcctgtgcattggcaccgtggggtgagagtggggtgagagtgaggaaaaaagct encodes:
- the LOC127303949 gene encoding uncharacterized protein, encoding MKGVTLPQSEKHRLFTAAQSSWRKDVECAFGVLKARFNILAVPGRSYSRRTLGLIMRACVILHNMIIDDERGTNLDNIYETVDSNVGPAIHNHAPPSLAARIQMDNEIRKSPMYTQLQHDLIEHVWANA